CCACGACGCGGGCCTCAGCTCGCCGGAATCGTCGCGTACCAGCGGGGTGGTCAGCCGGTCCGGCTGTGTCGCGTAGGCGAAGGCCCACCGGCCCTTGTCGCAGTTCCACTCCTCGTTGACCGCCGGATCGTCGCCGGCGAGGCGGCGCAGGACCTTGCCGCGCCGCTCGTCGGTGCGCTGGGCACAGCCACCGGCGCAGTGTTCGCAGACGCTCGGCGTCGACGCCAGGTCGAAGGGGCGGGCGCGGAACCGGTAGGTGGTGTTGGTCAGCGCGCCGACCGGGCAGATCTGGACGGTGTTGCCGGAGAAGTAGGAGTCGAAGGGCTCGTCTTCGTAGGCGCTGACCTGCTGTAGCGCGCCGCGGTCGGCGAGGTCGATCAGCGGGTCGCCGGCGATCTCCTCGGAGAACCGGGTGCAGCGGGCGCACAATACGCAGCGCTCGCGGTTCAGCAGCACTTCGGCCGAGAGCGCGACCGGCTTGGTGTAGCGGCGCTTCTCCCCGTCGAACCGCGTGTCCGGGCTGGCGGCGGTCATCGCCTGGTTCTGCAGCGGGCACTCGCCGCCCTTGTCGCAGGTGGGGCAGTCCAGCGGGTGGTTGATGAGCAGCAGTTCCATGACGCCGTGCTGGGCGCGGGCGGCCTGCTCGGAGGTGGCCTGGGTGTGGATCACCATGTCGTCGGCGACGATGGTGGTACACGAGGCCATCGGTTTGCGCTGTCCCTCGATCTCGACGAGGCATTGGCGGCAGGCGCCGACCGGGTCCAGCAGCGGGTGGTCGCAGAACCGGGGGATCTCGATCCCGATCATCTCCGCGGCCCGGATCACCAGCGTGCCCTTGGGCACCGTGACCGACTGGCCGTCGATGGTCACGGTCACGAGGTTCGTCTCGACGGTGGTCATCGCGCACCCCCGTCGGTGGGGTCTCGATACACCGGTCTCGATACACCGGCTCGGCTAGCGCCTCGCCGGCACTCGACCACCGATGGATCGATGGTGGTCGAGTGAATTCGAGGCGCTAGCCGAGAATTTGTATCGAGACCTCGTGACGAGACTGGCCAGGTGGTCATCGCGTGCCTCCCGACCACCGAGTGGCCTTCGCCGGGTCGAACGGGCAGTGCCCGAGACGGGCGTGCTCGAGGTACTCGTCGCGGAACAGCTTCAGCGACGACGTGATGGGTGCGCCGGCGGCGTCACCGAGGGCGCAGAACGCCTTCCCGACGATGCTGTCGGTGACGTCGAGCAGCTTTTCGATGTCGCCGGGGCGGCCCTGCCCGGCTTCGAGGCGTGCCATCAGCTCCACCAGCCAGTAGGTGCCCTCGCGGCACGGGGTGCATTTGCCGCAGGACTCGTGTTTGTAGAACTCGCTCCACCGGAGCACCGCGCGCACGACGCACGTCGTCTCGTCGAAGAGTTGCAGCGCCTTGGTGCCGAGCATCGACCCGGCCTCGGCGACTCCCTCGTAATCCAGCGGGACGTCGAGGTGGTCGGCGGTGAAGATCGGCGTCGACGACCCGCCCGGTGTCCAGAACTTCAGCTCGTGGCCCTCGCGCATGCCGCCGGCCAGCTCGAGGAGTTCGCGCAGGGTGATGCCCAGCGGCGCCTCGTATTGGCCGGGGTTCGCGACGTGGCCGGAGAGCGAGTACAGCGTGAAACCGGGTGACTTCTCGGTGCCGAACAGGCGGAACCAGTCGGCGCTGTTGCGCAGGATCGCCGGGACGCTGGCGATGGATTCGACGTTGTTGACCACAGTCGGGCTCGCGTACAACCCGGCGACCGCGGGGAAGGGCGGGCGCAGGCGCGGCTGGCCGCGGCGGCCTTCGAGGGAGTCGAGCAGCGCCGTCTCCTCGCCGCAGATGTAGGCACCGGCACCGGCGTGGACGACGATGTCGAGGTCGTACCCGGAGCCGAGGATGTCGCGCCCCAGCAGCCCGGCGTCGTAGGCCTCCGCGACCGCGTCGCGCAGTCGCGCGATGACCGACGCGACCTCGCCGCGCACGTAGATGAAGGCGTGGCTGGCGCGGATCGCGTAGCTCGCGATGATCATGCCCTCGACCAACGTGTGCGGGGAGGCGAGCAGCAGCGGCATGTCCTTGCAGGTGCCCGGCTCGGATTCGTCGGCGTTGACGACGAGGTAGTGCGGCTTGCCGTAGCCGGGTTCGCCGGGTGCGGGCTGCGGGATAAACGACCACTTCGTGCCGACGGGGAACCCGGCCCCGCCACGGCCGCGCAACCCCGACGACTTGACGATCTCGATGACCTCGTCGGGTGTCAGGCTCAGCGCCTCTCGTAGTCCGTGGTAGCCGTTGGCGGCGCGGTAGGACTCCAGCAACCATGATCTCGGATGGTCCCAATACCGGCTCAGCACAGGGGTTTTCGCGGCTTCGGCGGTGCGCTCGCCGAGCTGCAGGGGGGTGACGTCGTCGGGATCGGGGGCGGTCGGGGTATCGGCGCCGGCCAGTAGCCGGGAGACCTTGCGGAAGGAGCACAGGGTGGGCGCGCCGCGGCTGGGGGCGACTTCGACGCCGGCACGCAGGTCGTCGACGAGTTCGACGCTGCTGCGCGGCGACTGGTCGTCGAAGAACTCCCAGTTGACCATGACGACGGGTGCGAAATCGCAGGCCGCGTTGCACTCGACGTGTTCCAGCGTGATGCGCCCGTCGGCTGTCGTCTCGCCCGGCTCGATGCCGAGGTGTTCCGACAGCGTTGCGAGGATCTCGTCGCCGCCCATCACCGCGCACGTGGTGTTGGTACACACGCCGACGAGGTAGTCGCCGGTCGGCGAGAGGCGGTACATCGAGTAGAAGGTGGCGACGGCGGCCACCTGCGCGCGGGTCATGCCCAGCTGGTCGGCGCAGAATCCGATCCCCGCCTTGGTGAGATAGCCGTCGTGGGACTGCACCAGGTGCAACAGCGGGAGCAGGGCCGAGCGGGACTGCGGATAGCGCGCGATGATCGGTGCCGCGTCCGCGGCCAGTGCTTCGGTGACGTGCCCGGGATAGTCGGCGGGGCCGTCGAAAGTGATGCGCGGGTGCGGTGTCCCGTCGTGCCCCGGCATGCCGAGTTCGATCGGGACCGGCATCGCGGCCACGGTCGTCGGGTCGAGTTCGGTGGTCATCGGTCCACCCCTCCCATCACCGGGTCGATGCTGGCGACGGCGGTGATGACGTCGGCGACCATGCCGCCCTCGCACATCGCCGCGACCGCCTGCAGATTGGTGAACGACGGGTCGCGGAAGTGGACCCGGTACGGACGCGTGCCGCCGTCGGACACGATGTGGACACCCAGCTCGCCGCGCGGCGATTCGATCGCCGTGTAGCACTGGCCGGGTGGGACGCGGAAACCCTCGGTGACCAGCTTGAAGTGGTGGATCAACGACTCCATCGACTGGCCCATGATGTGTGCGATGTGCTCCGGGGAGTTGCCCAATCCGTCTGGGCCCAGCTGCAGGTCGGCGGGCCAGCCCAGCTTGCCGTCGTCCACCATGACCGGGCCCGGCTGCGCCAGCCGCTGCACGCACTGCCGCGCGATCTTCAGGGACTCGTGCATCTCGGCGATCCGGACCAGGTAGCGGCCGTAGGAGTCGCAGGTGTCGACCACCGGCACGTCGAACTCGTAGTCCTCGTAGCCGCAGTAGGGTGCCGACCGGCGCAGGTCGTGCGGGAGCCCGGTCGAGCGCAGGCAGGGGCCGGTGATGCCGAGGGCCATGCAGCCGGTCAGGTCGAGGAATCCGACGCCCTGGGTGCGTGCCTTCCAGATGTAGTTGTCGGTGAGCAGCGCCTCGACCTCGCCGATTTGGCCGGGTAGCGCGTCGAGGGCGGCGTTGACCGCGTCGAGCGCGCCGTCGGGCAGATCCTGCGCGACCCCGCCGGGGCGGATATAGGCGTGGTTCATGCGCAGCCCGGTGATCGCCTCGAAGACGTCGAGGATGGTTTCGCGGGCGGCGAAGCCGAGGAACATCGGCGACATCGCGCCGAGTTCGAGTCCGCCGGTGGCCAATGCGACCAGGTGGCTGCTGATGCGGTTGAGTTCCATCAGCAGGACGCGGATCACGGTGGCGCGCTCGGGGATCTCGTCGGTGATGCCGAGCAGGCGCTCCACGCCCAGGCAGTAGGCGGTCTCGTTGTGGAAGGGGGCGAGGTAGTCCATCCGGGTCACGAAGGTGACGCCTTGGGTCCAGGTGCGGTATTCGAGGTTCTTCTCGATGCCGGTGTGCAGGTAGCCGATACCACAGCGGGCCTCGGTGACGGTCTCGCCGTCGATCTCGAGGATCAGGCGCAGGACGCCGTGCGTCGACGGGTGCTGCGGACCCATGTTGACGACGATCCGCTCCTCGCCCGGTTCGGCAGCGGCGCGCTCGCGGACCGCCGCGACGACCTCGTCCCAGTCGCGGCCGGTCACTCCGACGGTGTGGGTCATTGGTAGGACCTCCGGCGGTCGGGCGGCTGCACCGTCGTCCCCTTGTATTCGACGGGGACGCCGCCGAGCGGGTAGTCCTTGCGCTGCGGGTGGCCCTCCCAGTCGTCCGGCATCTCGATGCGGGTCAGCGCGTGATGGCCGTCGAAGACGATGCCGAAGAAGTCGTAGGTCTCGCGCTCGTGCCAGTCGTTGGTGGGGTAGACGCGGCAGAGGCTGGGGATGTGCGGATCGGCGTCGGGGGCACACACCTCGAGGCGGACGACGCGGTTGTGGGTGATCGACTGCAGCGGGTACACGGCGTGTAGCTCGCGCCCGGCGTCGTCGGGGTAGTGCACGCCGGAGACGCCGCGGCACAGCTCGAAGCGCAGCGCCGGCTCGTCGCGCAGCACTCCGGCCACGATGGGCAAGTAGTCGCGCGCCACGAAGATCGTGAGTTCGCCGACGTGGACGTGGACCTTCTCGATGGCCGCATCCGGGTTGACGTCGTGGGCGGCCAACGCGGTGCGCAGCGTGTCCAGCAGCTCGTCGAAGTAGCCGCCGAACGGCCCGACGGTGGTGCCGCCCAGCTCGACCGCCCGCGTCAGGCGCCCGTAGCCGGAGGTGTCGCCGCTGCCCTGTGCGCCGAAGAGTCCGGCGCGGGTGCCGATCTGCTCGGGGTTCTCCGACTGGCCGCGCTGCACGCTGCTGTTCCCGCTCATCGGAGCAGCCCCTTGAGTTCGATCGTCGGGCGCGACGCCAAGGCGGCCTGCTCGGCCGCGGCGATGGCCTCGGCCCGGTTGACGCCCAGCGGCGTCTCCTGGATCTTCTCGTGCAGTTTGAGGATCGCGTTGAGCAGCATTTCCGGGCGTGGCGGGCAGCCGGGGAGGTAGATGTCGACGGGGACGATGTGGTCGACGCCCTGCACGATCGCGTAGTTGTTGAACATGCCGCCCGACGAAGCGCAGACCCCCATCGCGAGGACCCATTTGGGCTCGGCCATCTGGTCGTAGATCTGGCGCAGGACCGGTGCCATCTTCTGGCTGACGCGGCCCGCGACGATCATCAGGTCGGCTTGGCGCGGCGAGGCACGGAACGCCTCCATGCCGAAGCGGGCGAGGTCGTAACGGCCGGAGGTCGTCGCCATCATCTCGATCGCGCAGCACGCCAGACCGAACGTCGCGGGCCACAGCGATCCCTTGCGGAAGTACCCGGCGAGCCCCTCGACGGTGCTCAGTAGAAAGCCGCTCGGTACCTGTTCCTCGATGCCCAATTCGATCAGTCCCAACTCAGTCCGCCGCGACGCCATTCGTAGGCGTAGGCGACCGACACGTTGACGACGAACAGGGCCATCGCGATGAGCCCGAACCAGCCGAGCGAGTCGAACGCGACCGCCCACGGGTAGAGGAACACGATCTCGATGTCGAAGATGATGAACAGCATCGCGGTGAGGTAGTACTTCACCGGAATCCGTTGCACCGCACGGTCTTGCGGCAGGGCTTCGATGCCGCACTCGTAGGCGTCGAGCTTGCTCCGGTTGGCCCGGCGGGGCCCGACGAAGGACGCGATTCCAACCGAGACGACGGCGAATGCGGCCGCGATGGCGCCGAGTACCAGGATCGGTAGGTAGGCGTTCATTGACTATCACCTCCGCTAGGGGAGAGGCTGTGTGATCTGTCTCTCACCCTACTCACGGGGTCGGACAGCGCGCGTGGCTTTTCACGCCCGACGGGACGCTTGTTCCGTTTTCCCGACGTCGGCCGCGCCGTTTTGCCCGCTTCCCCGTCGTGTGGGCACCTCAACCCCGTCGACTGGGCACCTCAACCCCGCCGAGTGGGCACCCGAACCCCGCCGAGTGGGCAGTCAGGCGTTGGCGCGGATGAGCGTCGACATCACCGAGCCGAGTTCGACCGGGTCCACCGGGAGGCTGGCGGTGGCGTCGGCGCGCGACCAGTCGGCCAGCCAGCGATCGGCCGTGCGGGCGATGAGGACGAGCAGCGGCGGGCACGGGTCGTACTCGTCGCGGATCTGCTTGGCCAATCCCATTCCGCCGACGGGGGTGGCCTCTCCGTCGAGAATCAGCAAGTCGATCTGCTTCTCGTCGAGCTTGGACAGCACGGCGGGGGCGGTGGCGAGTTCGGTGAACGCGAGTTCGGGGAGGTCGGGGTGCAGCGTCGTGCCGATCGCTGTCACGACCTGGGCCCGGGTCCGCGCGTTGGGTGAATAGACGCCGACGCGAAGCGCGATCCGGGGGGTTTGCTCTGCGGCACTCACGAGGCCGATGCTAGCGCCGAGCGTCGCGGGGTGATGACACAATCGGAGCAATGTCCGGTTCCTCGCGCCCGCGTGCGGCCGTCATCGGCGGCGGAATCGGGGGTCTGACGACGGCGATCGCGCTGCGACGACGGGGCTGGGAGGTCGTCGTCTTCGAGGAGACGGAAAACGTCGCCGTCGGTGCCGGGATCACCCTGTGGGCCAACGGGTTGGCGGCCCTCGACGCGGTGGGCGTGGGGGATGCCGTCCGTTCCGCGAGCCGCGATCTGACCAGCGTGCGCATCCTGGAGAGCACCGGCCGCCAGCTCATGCGACAGACCAGCGCACCCGGCGAGATCGTCGCGCTCCACCGTCGCGACCTCAACGCGGCGCTATTGGCCGCGCTGCCGGCGGATGTCGTGCGCACCTCGACGTCGGCCACAGTGCTCGACGCGGGGAGCGGAATCGTCGACGCCGACGGGACCGAATGCCACTACGACCTGGTCGTCGCGGCCGACGGGGTGCACAGCGCGACGCGCCTGCGTTGGTGGCCGGACGCCGGAGGCGAGCGCGATTGCGGGATCCGGACGTGGCGCACGGTCATCGCCGGGACGCATGAAGCGCTCACCGTGTGGGGACCGGCCGGTGAATGCGGCATCCTCCCGCTGCCCGATGACACGACCTACGTGTTCGCCGCATCGCGGGGGAGGGCGCGCGACGAGGGGCTGGCCTATTTCGACGATTGGGCGGCGCCGGTGCCCGCGTCGTTGGCAAAGGCGGAGGTGATGATCACCCACGACCTCACCGACCTCGACCCGGTGCGCAATCCGGTCATGGGGCGCACGGTGTTGATCGGCGACGCGGCGCATGCGATGCGCCCCCACCTCGGGCAGGGCGCCGGCCTCGCCGTGGAGGACGCCGTCGTGTTGGCCGCGCACTGCTCGTCGTCGGGTGGATTCGACGGTGCCGGTTTCGCGGCGGCCCGTCGGCGACGATGGGCGACGGTGGGCTGGCTGGCACGGCGCGCCACGACGGTGATGATGCCGACCAATCGGTTCGTCGGATTGGCGCACCGAGTCATGCCGCTGCTGCCGGACCGACTCCTCGCCAACGAGGCCGGTCGCGTCGCCAACTGGCGGCCGTGAATGGATCGAGTGCCCACTCGACGCTGTTGGGGTGCCCACTCGGCGGGGTTGGGGTGCCCACTCGGCGGGGTCGGGGTGCCCAGGTCTCGACCCGACGTTCGGCGTAGGGGGCCGGGCTAGCGCACCGTCGAGAAACCCGAGCGTCGGGTGTGGACCTCCAGAGCGAGGTCGACAAGGCGGTCGATGAGGGCGGAGTAGGAGAGCCCGGTGGCCTCCCACATCTTCGGGTACATCGACGCCGGGGTGAAGCCGGGAATGGTGTTGATCTCGTTGAGCAGCCAGCCGCGCCCGGGTCCGTCGCGGTAGGTCTCCTCGTAGAAGAAGTCGACGCGGGCCAGGCCCTGGCACCGCAGCGCGCGGTAACAGCGCACCGCGAGTTCGCGGACCTCGTCGACGACACTCGGCGGCAGCTCCGCCGGGATCTGCAGCTTCGCGGCGCCGGTGACGTATTTGTCTTCGTAGTCGTAGAACTCCGAGCCGGGCAGCACCTCGCCGGGCAGCGATGCCTCCGGCGACGAATTGCCCAGCACCGCGACCTCGATCTCACGGGCGGTGACGCCCTCCTCGATGACCAGCACGTCGTCGTAGGCGAGGGCGGTCTTCAGCGCGACGGCGAGTTCGGCCTCGTCGTGGGCCTTGGTGATCCCGACCGACGACCCCATGTTCGCGGGTTTCACGAAGACCGGCAGGCCGAGCTTCTCGACGGCGTCGGCGATGGTCTGCTGCTCGTCGTCGACCCCGTCGCGGTGCTCGATCCAGTGGCACTGCGGGATGTCGCGGTAGGCGGCGACATCCTTGGCCATCGCCTTGTCCATACACACCGCCGAGCCGAGCACCCCGGACCCGACATAGGGCATGCCGAACAGTTCGAGCATCCCCTGGATGGTCCCGTCCTCCCCGTGCGGCCCGTGCAGCAGCGGCAGGACGACCGTGGTGGCGTGCCCGTCGCCGCGCAGTTCGGCCAACGGTTCGACCGTCGGCCCGTCGGGAGCGAGCGCGTTGCCCAGCGGTTCGCCGACGGCCAACGCGGCGACGGCGGCGGTCGGCCGCACCCACGTCCCGTTGCGCGTGATGCCGATGGGGACCAGTTCGTAGCGCGAGAGGTCGGCGGCGGTCAGGACGTGGGCGGCGGTGATGCAGGAGATGTCGTGCTCGGCGGAGGCTCCGCCGAAGAGGACGACGAGGCGCAGCTTCGCAGGGGCGGCGTCGGGCATGGGTGTAACCATACGGGGGCCCATCGTCGACGGCGACGGGGAATCCGCACGGCCGCCCGCTGTACCGTTGACGCGTGCAATTCACCACCGCAGAAATCGCCTCGGCCACCGGCGGGACGCCGATCGGCGCCGACGTCGTCATCGACGGCGCGAGCATCGACTCGCGTACTTTGGCCGCGGGCGAACTGTTCGTACCGATCGTCGCCGAGCGCGACGGCCACGACTTCCTCCCACAAGCGCTGGCCGCCGGCGCCCCGGCGTATCTGACCAGTCGCGACGACACCGCGCCGCCCGCGGGAGTCGCCGCCATCCGCGTCGACGACACCGCGCTCGCCCTGCGCGCCCTCGGCCGGGCAGCGCGCGGACGAATCGGCTCGAAGGTGATCGGCGTGACCGGCTCGGTCGGCAAGACGTCGACGAAAGACCTACTCGCCGGCGTCCTGGCGACGACCTACCGCACGGTCGCGAGCGCGAAGTCGTTCAACAACGAGCTGGGGCTGCCGTTGACGCTGCTCGGTGCCGAAGACGGCACGCAGGCCGCGGTGCTGGAGATGGGCGCGCGCGGCATCGGCCACATCGCGACGCTGTGCGAGATCGCCTCCCCGACGGTCGGCGTCCTGACCCGCGTCGAGGGGGTACACCTGGAGAACTTCGGGTCGATCGAGGCGATCGCGCAGACGAAGGGCGAGTTGGTCGAATCCCTGCCGGCCGACGGGATCGCCGTGCTCAACGCCGACGACCCGAATGTCGCCGCGATGGCCTCGCGCACATCGGCCCGCGTGCTGACCTACAGCGCCGCCCGGGCGCCGGCCGATCTGACCGCCACCGACGTCACCCTCGACGAGGAGCTGCGCGCCTCCTTCACCCTGCATTCGCCGTGGGGTAGCGCCGCGGTCCGACTGGGCGCGCGCGGCGAGCACCAGGTCGGCAACGCGCTCGCCGCCGCGGCGGCGGGCGGCGGCGTTGGCGTTGGACTCGACGGGATCGTCGCGGGCCTCCTGGACGCCGAGCTGTCCGGCCTGCGCATGGAACTCGCCCACACCGCGTCGGGAATCACCATCATCAACGACGCCTACAACGCCAACCCGACGTCGATGGCCGCCGCGCTGCGGGCGCTCGCCCGGCTCGACGCACAGCGGCGCGTCGCCGTGCTGGGAACGATGGCCGAACTCGGCGACGACGCCGAGGCCGCCCACCGGGGGGTCGCCGAGCTGGCGGCGTCGCTGGGCATCGCCGTCGTCGCGGTCGACGAGCCCCGTTACGGGCCGGGGGTCGAGCACGTGGCCGATGCGCCCGCCGCCGCCGAGCACGTCACCGCCCTGGGTGCCCCCGTGGCCGTGTTGGTCAAGGGCAGTCGTGTCGCGGCCCTCGAGCGCGTGGCCGAACTGTTGGCGTAGGTGGGATTCGGGTAGTCGACTACTCGGGTCGGGTGCGGTAGCGAGCGGGAATTCTGGGTGTGTGCCGAGGACGGCACCACTAACAGAAGGAGCTCGATCATGGTGAACAAAGGTCTACGAGCGTTGGCGGCAGCCGTGGGTTCGGCCGCCGCAGCTGCCATCCCTCTCGGTGCCGTCACCGCCCATGCGGCCAGTCCGCAGTTGACGGTGACCGGCGGGACGACATCGTTCACCGGGGTGTTCCCCAACCCGATGGGCGGTAAGTGCCAACTCATCTATCGGAACAAGAACACCAAACCCGGAACGGCCGTGTTCGGTCCCCTGGCGTCGCCCGGCGTGGGCGGAGAGACGAAGTTCATCGTTGCGGTCGCCGAAGGCCGCTGGCAGGTGTCGGGCTGGTGCGAAAAGGCCAACACCCAGTCCGCCTATCAGACCGTGTTCGTCGGCCCGCAGTATCAGCTTTACACCATGCTCAACAATGCCGGCAGCTCCTCCCTAACCCCGCAATGAGGGCGGGCGCGCTACGCGTCCGTCGACAACCGGGGGAGCAGACGTAGCGTCTTCTGCTCGGTCCAGCCCTCCGGTTTGAGGATCTTCGCCCACGCGAACGGGATGGCACGCAGGTAGTGGTGGCCGTGCCCGTCGGGGACGTTGACCGCGACGGCCATATCGGCCGAGACCTGCAGGAACGTGACGATGGGGATCCAGTGCATCACCGGCAGCACGTCGCGCCCGCGGGGTTCCTTGAGCCATTCCGGCTCACGGAACAGCAGGGTGGGGTTCCACCAGGTGATCGGATCCGACGGGTGCTGGATGTAGGCGACGCGGTGGTTCTCCTCCCACGGCGCGTCGGGTCGGTTGAGATCGTTCTCGTCGGCGATGAACCGGACCAGTGAGCCGTCCTCGAAGATCGGCAGCACCTGGGGGCTGCCCTCGTCGCGGTTGCGGGTCGTGTCGGCCCAGAGCTGGTTGTTGAAGGTCGGGCCGGTGAACAGCGCACCGTCGGTCCGTGCGGAGATCGTCGGGATCGACCCGAACGGCGCCTCGCCGGCGAAGCTGCCCAGGGATTCGCCGAAGACGACCAGCTTGGGGCGCTGCGCCTCGGGGATCGCGCGTACCTTGGCGCTGACCTTCTCGAACAACTGGATCCCGGCCTGGCGGGCGCGCTCCTTGTCGACGAGGAAGGAGATCCAGCTGGGCAGGTAGCTGTACTGCATCGAGACCAGTGCGGTGTCGCCGTTGTACATGTATTCCAGCGAGTCGATGTAGCTCTTGTTGAGCCAGCCGCTGCCCGTCGTCGCGCCGACCGCCACGATCTTGCGCTGCAGTCCTCCGGTGCGCTCCAGTTCGCGCACCGCGTTGTCGGCGATCGCGTCGATGGTCGGCGCGGAATCCAGCCCGGCGTACACGCGGATCGGCTGCATCGCGGGCGCCCCGTTGAACTCGGTGAGCTGCGCGACGGTCGGTCCGAGCGCGACGTTGGCGCGACCCTCACGGCCCAGGGAATCCCAGGAGACGGTCGACTGCGGCCCACCCGAGCGCAGCGGCGAGGTCGGCGGAACCGTATCCGCCTTGGTCTCGTTGTTGGCCGCGGCGAACGTGTTGTTGAGGGCTCGCAT
This genomic interval from Gordonia sp. X0973 contains the following:
- the nuoF gene encoding NADH-quinone oxidoreductase subunit NuoF; its protein translation is MPVPIELGMPGHDGTPHPRITFDGPADYPGHVTEALAADAAPIIARYPQSRSALLPLLHLVQSHDGYLTKAGIGFCADQLGMTRAQVAAVATFYSMYRLSPTGDYLVGVCTNTTCAVMGGDEILATLSEHLGIEPGETTADGRITLEHVECNAACDFAPVVMVNWEFFDDQSPRSSVELVDDLRAGVEVAPSRGAPTLCSFRKVSRLLAGADTPTAPDPDDVTPLQLGERTAEAAKTPVLSRYWDHPRSWLLESYRAANGYHGLREALSLTPDEVIEIVKSSGLRGRGGAGFPVGTKWSFIPQPAPGEPGYGKPHYLVVNADESEPGTCKDMPLLLASPHTLVEGMIIASYAIRASHAFIYVRGEVASVIARLRDAVAEAYDAGLLGRDILGSGYDLDIVVHAGAGAYICGEETALLDSLEGRRGQPRLRPPFPAVAGLYASPTVVNNVESIASVPAILRNSADWFRLFGTEKSPGFTLYSLSGHVANPGQYEAPLGITLRELLELAGGMREGHELKFWTPGGSSTPIFTADHLDVPLDYEGVAEAGSMLGTKALQLFDETTCVVRAVLRWSEFYKHESCGKCTPCREGTYWLVELMARLEAGQGRPGDIEKLLDVTDSIVGKAFCALGDAAGAPITSSLKLFRDEYLEHARLGHCPFDPAKATRWSGGTR
- the nuoD gene encoding NADH dehydrogenase (quinone) subunit D, producing MTHTVGVTGRDWDEVVAAVRERAAAEPGEERIVVNMGPQHPSTHGVLRLILEIDGETVTEARCGIGYLHTGIEKNLEYRTWTQGVTFVTRMDYLAPFHNETAYCLGVERLLGITDEIPERATVIRVLLMELNRISSHLVALATGGLELGAMSPMFLGFAARETILDVFEAITGLRMNHAYIRPGGVAQDLPDGALDAVNAALDALPGQIGEVEALLTDNYIWKARTQGVGFLDLTGCMALGITGPCLRSTGLPHDLRRSAPYCGYEDYEFDVPVVDTCDSYGRYLVRIAEMHESLKIARQCVQRLAQPGPVMVDDGKLGWPADLQLGPDGLGNSPEHIAHIMGQSMESLIHHFKLVTEGFRVPPGQCYTAIESPRGELGVHIVSDGGTRPYRVHFRDPSFTNLQAVAAMCEGGMVADVITAVASIDPVMGGVDR
- a CDS encoding NADH-quinone oxidoreductase subunit C, whose product is MSGNSSVQRGQSENPEQIGTRAGLFGAQGSGDTSGYGRLTRAVELGGTTVGPFGGYFDELLDTLRTALAAHDVNPDAAIEKVHVHVGELTIFVARDYLPIVAGVLRDEPALRFELCRGVSGVHYPDDAGRELHAVYPLQSITHNRVVRLEVCAPDADPHIPSLCRVYPTNDWHERETYDFFGIVFDGHHALTRIEMPDDWEGHPQRKDYPLGGVPVEYKGTTVQPPDRRRSYQ
- a CDS encoding NADH-quinone oxidoreductase subunit B family protein — protein: MGIEEQVPSGFLLSTVEGLAGYFRKGSLWPATFGLACCAIEMMATTSGRYDLARFGMEAFRASPRQADLMIVAGRVSQKMAPVLRQIYDQMAEPKWVLAMGVCASSGGMFNNYAIVQGVDHIVPVDIYLPGCPPRPEMLLNAILKLHEKIQETPLGVNRAEAIAAAEQAALASRPTIELKGLLR
- a CDS encoding NADH-quinone oxidoreductase subunit A, with protein sequence MNAYLPILVLGAIAAAFAVVSVGIASFVGPRRANRSKLDAYECGIEALPQDRAVQRIPVKYYLTAMLFIIFDIEIVFLYPWAVAFDSLGWFGLIAMALFVVNVSVAYAYEWRRGGLSWD
- a CDS encoding response regulator transcription factor yields the protein MSAAEQTPRIALRVGVYSPNARTRAQVVTAIGTTLHPDLPELAFTELATAPAVLSKLDEKQIDLLILDGEATPVGGMGLAKQIRDEYDPCPPLLVLIARTADRWLADWSRADATASLPVDPVELGSVMSTLIRANA
- a CDS encoding FAD-dependent monooxygenase: MSGSSRPRAAVIGGGIGGLTTAIALRRRGWEVVVFEETENVAVGAGITLWANGLAALDAVGVGDAVRSASRDLTSVRILESTGRQLMRQTSAPGEIVALHRRDLNAALLAALPADVVRTSTSATVLDAGSGIVDADGTECHYDLVVAADGVHSATRLRWWPDAGGERDCGIRTWRTVIAGTHEALTVWGPAGECGILPLPDDTTYVFAASRGRARDEGLAYFDDWAAPVPASLAKAEVMITHDLTDLDPVRNPVMGRTVLIGDAAHAMRPHLGQGAGLAVEDAVVLAAHCSSSGGFDGAGFAAARRRRWATVGWLARRATTVMMPTNRFVGLAHRVMPLLPDRLLANEAGRVANWRP
- a CDS encoding D-alanine--D-alanine ligase family protein, producing the protein MPDAAPAKLRLVVLFGGASAEHDISCITAAHVLTAADLSRYELVPIGITRNGTWVRPTAAVAALAVGEPLGNALAPDGPTVEPLAELRGDGHATTVVLPLLHGPHGEDGTIQGMLELFGMPYVGSGVLGSAVCMDKAMAKDVAAYRDIPQCHWIEHRDGVDDEQQTIADAVEKLGLPVFVKPANMGSSVGITKAHDEAELAVALKTALAYDDVLVIEEGVTAREIEVAVLGNSSPEASLPGEVLPGSEFYDYEDKYVTGAAKLQIPAELPPSVVDEVRELAVRCYRALRCQGLARVDFFYEETYRDGPGRGWLLNEINTIPGFTPASMYPKMWEATGLSYSALIDRLVDLALEVHTRRSGFSTVR
- the murF gene encoding UDP-N-acetylmuramoyl-tripeptide--D-alanyl-D-alanine ligase, which codes for MQFTTAEIASATGGTPIGADVVIDGASIDSRTLAAGELFVPIVAERDGHDFLPQALAAGAPAYLTSRDDTAPPAGVAAIRVDDTALALRALGRAARGRIGSKVIGVTGSVGKTSTKDLLAGVLATTYRTVASAKSFNNELGLPLTLLGAEDGTQAAVLEMGARGIGHIATLCEIASPTVGVLTRVEGVHLENFGSIEAIAQTKGELVESLPADGIAVLNADDPNVAAMASRTSARVLTYSAARAPADLTATDVTLDEELRASFTLHSPWGSAAVRLGARGEHQVGNALAAAAAGGGVGVGLDGIVAGLLDAELSGLRMELAHTASGITIINDAYNANPTSMAAALRALARLDAQRRVAVLGTMAELGDDAEAAHRGVAELAASLGIAVVAVDEPRYGPGVEHVADAPAAAEHVTALGAPVAVLVKGSRVAALERVAELLA